One window from the genome of Hippoglossus hippoglossus isolate fHipHip1 chromosome 10, fHipHip1.pri, whole genome shotgun sequence encodes:
- the LOC117769205 gene encoding protein FAM53C-like isoform X2, producing MVTLITEQLRKQSLEEPYQKAFSFNVNVSLPAVGSSPTVSWSAGRSRQETRSATHPSSKANFLDESCGLDSIWLPSNAGEHHQRMEVSSFTEKALQNSPPPPPPKRHCRSLSVPEDLFRCRSTWHPSASKVWTPVKRGCPSGGASSSGSGASSLLLCGPSSSSSVHSSSSPTFFSLALSSDSPLPWSFPWDPCDTLKGACSASFATPSSCSSSPAPLISHLMLQRRFSLSPVHIQDTSVVLLPPEPSPASALTYGCSGMEHQALSPSPTSACSTPSSCRRDLHPALPRCHSQPCDMRKPRLKRRHDADVLPCPRPGLNFSKMTQAEQCSAFSPAEFLGRGSIGPLSESEEDEEEEEEEDKRKRTLIDGGQKIVFERDCTELDLNLIEEN from the exons ATGGTGACACTTATCACAGAGCAGCTCCGTAAGCAGAGTCTGGAAGAGCCTTATCAAAAGGCTTTCTCATTCAATGTGAATGTG TCATTACCTGCAGTGGGCTCCAGTCCCACTGTCTCGTGGAGTGCTGGTCGATCAAGACAAG AAACCCGCTCAGCTACACACCCATCATCCAAAGCCAACTTTCTAGATGAATCCTGTGGACTTGACTCCATATGGCTTCCTTCAAACGCTGGAGAACATCACCAGAGAATGGAGGTTTCTTCCTTTACAGAAAAGGCTTTACAAAACTCCCCACCGCCACCACCCCCAAAACGCCACTGTCGGTCCCTCTCTGTTCCAGAGGACCTGTTTCGGTGCCGCTCCACCTGGCATCCTAGTGCATCCAAGGTTTGGACCCCAGTCAAACGTGGCTGCCCAAGTGGAGGAGCATCTAGTTCTGGCTCTGGAGCCAGCTCTTTGCTACTTTGTGGTCCcagttcctcttcctctgtacACTCATCTTCTAGCCCTACCTTCTTTAGCTTAGCACTCTCCTCTGACTCCCCACTACCATGGAGCTTCCCATGGGACCCCTGTGACACACTGAAAGGAGCCTGCTCTGCCTCCTTTGCTACTccatcctcctgctcctcttcaccGGCCCCCCTGATTTCTCACTTAATGCTGCAGCGCcgcttctccctctcccctgtgCACATTCAGGACACCTCTGTTGTACTCCTGCCGCCCGAGCCCTCCCCTGCTTCTGCTCTAACATATGGCTGTTCTGGCATGGAGCACCAAGCCCTGTCTCCATCTCCCACTTCAGCCTGCAGTACACCATCCTCCTGTAGGCGTGACCTGCATCCAGCGCTGCCACGATGCCACTCTCAGCCCTGTGACATGCGCAAACCACGCTTAAAGAGGCGCCATGACGCAGATGTTCTCCCCTGCCCCAGGCCAGGCCTTAACTTCAGCAAGATGACACAG GCAGAGCAGTGCTCAGCCTTCTCCCCTGCAGAGTTCCTGGGACGAGGCAGCATCGGGCCACTAAGTGAaagtgaagaagatgaggaggaggaggaggaagaagataaaagaaaaaggaccTTAATAGATGGAGGACAAAAGATTGTTTTTGAGAGGGACTGCACAGAACTGGATTTGAACCTTATAGAAGAAAACTGA
- the LOC117769205 gene encoding protein FAM53C-like isoform X1: protein MVTLITEQLRKQSLEEPYQKAFSFNVNVSLPAVGSSPTVSWSAGRSRQETRSATHPSSKANFLDESCGLDSIWLPSNAGEHHQRMEVSSFTEKALQNSPPPPPPKRHCRSLSVPEDLFRCRSTWHPSASKVWTPVKRGCPSGGASSSGSGASSLLLCGPSSSSSVHSSSSPTFFSLALSSDSPLPWSFPWDPCDTLKGACSASFATPSSCSSSPAPLISHLMLQRRFSLSPVHIQDTSVVLLPPEPSPASALTYGCSGMEHQALSPSPTSACSTPSSCRRDLHPALPRCHSQPCDMRKPRLKRRHDADVLPCPRPGLNFSKMTQIGNRESLACATDGCLIPVSSQAEQCSAFSPAEFLGRGSIGPLSESEEDEEEEEEEDKRKRTLIDGGQKIVFERDCTELDLNLIEEN from the exons ATGGTGACACTTATCACAGAGCAGCTCCGTAAGCAGAGTCTGGAAGAGCCTTATCAAAAGGCTTTCTCATTCAATGTGAATGTG TCATTACCTGCAGTGGGCTCCAGTCCCACTGTCTCGTGGAGTGCTGGTCGATCAAGACAAG AAACCCGCTCAGCTACACACCCATCATCCAAAGCCAACTTTCTAGATGAATCCTGTGGACTTGACTCCATATGGCTTCCTTCAAACGCTGGAGAACATCACCAGAGAATGGAGGTTTCTTCCTTTACAGAAAAGGCTTTACAAAACTCCCCACCGCCACCACCCCCAAAACGCCACTGTCGGTCCCTCTCTGTTCCAGAGGACCTGTTTCGGTGCCGCTCCACCTGGCATCCTAGTGCATCCAAGGTTTGGACCCCAGTCAAACGTGGCTGCCCAAGTGGAGGAGCATCTAGTTCTGGCTCTGGAGCCAGCTCTTTGCTACTTTGTGGTCCcagttcctcttcctctgtacACTCATCTTCTAGCCCTACCTTCTTTAGCTTAGCACTCTCCTCTGACTCCCCACTACCATGGAGCTTCCCATGGGACCCCTGTGACACACTGAAAGGAGCCTGCTCTGCCTCCTTTGCTACTccatcctcctgctcctcttcaccGGCCCCCCTGATTTCTCACTTAATGCTGCAGCGCcgcttctccctctcccctgtgCACATTCAGGACACCTCTGTTGTACTCCTGCCGCCCGAGCCCTCCCCTGCTTCTGCTCTAACATATGGCTGTTCTGGCATGGAGCACCAAGCCCTGTCTCCATCTCCCACTTCAGCCTGCAGTACACCATCCTCCTGTAGGCGTGACCTGCATCCAGCGCTGCCACGATGCCACTCTCAGCCCTGTGACATGCGCAAACCACGCTTAAAGAGGCGCCATGACGCAGATGTTCTCCCCTGCCCCAGGCCAGGCCTTAACTTCAGCAAGATGACACAG ATTGGTAATCGTGAGAGCCTTGCATGTGCTACAGATGGCTGTCTAATTCCAGTGTCTTCCCAGGCAGAGCAGTGCTCAGCCTTCTCCCCTGCAGAGTTCCTGGGACGAGGCAGCATCGGGCCACTAAGTGAaagtgaagaagatgaggaggaggaggaggaagaagataaaagaaaaaggaccTTAATAGATGGAGGACAAAAGATTGTTTTTGAGAGGGACTGCACAGAACTGGATTTGAACCTTATAGAAGAAAACTGA
- the LOC117769205 gene encoding protein FAM53C-like isoform X3 — MVTLITEQLRKQSLEEPYQKAFSFNVNVSLPAVGSSPTVSWSAGRSRQETRSATHPSSKANFLDESCGLDSIWLPSNAGEHHQRMEVSSFTEKALQNSPPPPPPKRHCRSLSVPEDLFRCRSTWHPSASKVWTPVKRGCPSGGASSSGSGASSLLLCGPSSSSSVHSSSSPTFFSLALSSDSPLPWSFPWDPCDTLKGACSASFATPSSCSSSPAPLISHLMLQRRFSLSPVHIQDTSVVLLPPEPSPASALTYGCSGMEHQALSPSPTSACSTPSSCRRDLHPALPRCHSQPCDMRKPRLKRRHDADVLPCPRPGLNFSKMTQVSKTVQWLSR, encoded by the exons ATGGTGACACTTATCACAGAGCAGCTCCGTAAGCAGAGTCTGGAAGAGCCTTATCAAAAGGCTTTCTCATTCAATGTGAATGTG TCATTACCTGCAGTGGGCTCCAGTCCCACTGTCTCGTGGAGTGCTGGTCGATCAAGACAAG AAACCCGCTCAGCTACACACCCATCATCCAAAGCCAACTTTCTAGATGAATCCTGTGGACTTGACTCCATATGGCTTCCTTCAAACGCTGGAGAACATCACCAGAGAATGGAGGTTTCTTCCTTTACAGAAAAGGCTTTACAAAACTCCCCACCGCCACCACCCCCAAAACGCCACTGTCGGTCCCTCTCTGTTCCAGAGGACCTGTTTCGGTGCCGCTCCACCTGGCATCCTAGTGCATCCAAGGTTTGGACCCCAGTCAAACGTGGCTGCCCAAGTGGAGGAGCATCTAGTTCTGGCTCTGGAGCCAGCTCTTTGCTACTTTGTGGTCCcagttcctcttcctctgtacACTCATCTTCTAGCCCTACCTTCTTTAGCTTAGCACTCTCCTCTGACTCCCCACTACCATGGAGCTTCCCATGGGACCCCTGTGACACACTGAAAGGAGCCTGCTCTGCCTCCTTTGCTACTccatcctcctgctcctcttcaccGGCCCCCCTGATTTCTCACTTAATGCTGCAGCGCcgcttctccctctcccctgtgCACATTCAGGACACCTCTGTTGTACTCCTGCCGCCCGAGCCCTCCCCTGCTTCTGCTCTAACATATGGCTGTTCTGGCATGGAGCACCAAGCCCTGTCTCCATCTCCCACTTCAGCCTGCAGTACACCATCCTCCTGTAGGCGTGACCTGCATCCAGCGCTGCCACGATGCCACTCTCAGCCCTGTGACATGCGCAAACCACGCTTAAAGAGGCGCCATGACGCAGATGTTCTCCCCTGCCCCAGGCCAGGCCTTAACTTCAGCAAGATGACACAGGTGAGCAAGACCGTGCAATGGCTGTCACGGTAG